A stretch of the Phyllopteryx taeniolatus isolate TA_2022b chromosome 5, UOR_Ptae_1.2, whole genome shotgun sequence genome encodes the following:
- the tph1a gene encoding tryptophan 5-hydroxylase 1a isoform X2 produces the protein MFSGALHTWIHRKMLTRVVCATLERQNMINKSTFKKIEENTEKNTPEKGRATIIFSLKNEVGGLVKALKLFQENHVNLVHIESRKSKRRNSEIEIFVDCDSNHEQLNEIIQLLRKHVNVVDMEPPDNSYIQEEDMHNVPWFPKKISDLDKCANRVLMYGSDLDADHPGFKDNVYRKRRKYFADLARTYKHGELIPRIEFTEEEVKTWGVVYRELNKLYPSHACREYLKNLPLLSKYCECREDNIPQLEDVSRFLRERTGFTIRPVAGYLSPRDFLAGLAFRVFHCTQYVRHSSDPLYTPEPDTCHELLGHIPLLAEPSFAQFSQEIGLASLGASDDSVQKLATCYFFTVEFGLCKQEGQLRAYGAGLLSSISELKHALSGKSRIMPFDPKVTSKQECIITTFQDVYFVSDSFEEAKVKMREFAKTIKRPFTVRYNPYTQSVDVLKDTPSINSVVEELRHELDIVGDALNRLNKQLGI, from the exons ATGTTTTCAGGGGCTCTACATACATGGATTCACCGAAAAATGCTCACTCGGGTGGTCTGTGCGACACTTGAAAGGCAAAATATG ATAAACAAATCAACCTTCaaaaaaattgaagaaaacACCGAGAAGAATACGCCAGAGAAAGGCAGAGCAACAATTATCTTTTCCCTCAAGAATGAAGTGGGAGGACTTGTAAAGGCACTCAAACTCTTCCAA GAAAATCATGTCAACCTTGTGCACATCGAGTCCAGGAAATCGAAAAGGCGCAACTCAGAGATTGAAATATTTGTGGACTGCGATAGCAACCACGAACAACTCAATGAAATCATCCAGCTGCTGCGGAAGCACGTGAACGTGGTGGACATGGAGCCGCCAGATAATTCCTATATACAGGAGGAAG ATATGCATAATGTACCGTGGTTCCCAAAGAAAATATCTGATTTGGACAAATGTGCTAATCGTGTCCTGATGTATGGTTCTGATTTGGATGCTGACCATCCG GGTTTCAAGGACAATGTCTACCGCAAAAGGAGAAAGTATTTTGCAGATCTCGCGAGGACCTACAAACA TGGTGAGCTGATTCCTCGTATAGAGTTTACAGAGGAGGAAGTGAAGACATGGGGTGTTGTGTACAGAGAGCTCAACAAGTTGTACCCCAGCCACGCTTGTAGGGAATACTTGAAGAACCTACCACTGCTGTCCAAATACTGTGAATGTCGAGAAGACAACATTCCCCAACTGGAAGATGTCTCTCGCTTCCTCAGAG AACGCACTGGGTTTACCATCAGGCCTGTGGCTGGTTACCTGTCCCCTCGTGACTTCCTGGCCGGTTTGGCCTTCCGTGTTTTCCACTGCACCCAGTATGTGCGGCACAGCTCTGACCCCTTATACACCCCGGAGCC AGACACGTGCCATGAGCTGCTGGGTCACATCCCCCTGCTGGCAGAGCCCAGTTTTGCACAATTTTCCCAGGAGATCGGTCTGGCTTCGCTGGGAGCCTCGGACGACTCTGTTCAGAAACTGGCCACA TGTTATTTCTTCACAGTGGAGTTTGGCCTATGCAAACAGGAAGGACAGCTGAGAGCCTATGGGGCTGGACTGCTCTCATCCATCAGTGAGCTTaag CATGCACTTTCTGGAAAATCAAGGATCATGCCATTTGACCCCAAAGTAACATCCAAACAAGAATGCATCATTACAACCTTTCAGGATGTTTACTTTGTGTCAGACAGCTTTGAGGAGGCCAAAGTCAAGATGAG GGAGTTTGCCAAGACCATCAAGCGTCCCTTCACAGTACGCTACAACCCCTACACTCAGAGTGTGGATGTGCTTAAAGACACTCCCAGCATCAACAGCGTTGTGGAGGAACTTCGACATGAGCTCGACATTGTGGGCGATGCTCTGAACCGCCTCAACAAGCAGCTCGGAATCTGA
- the tph1a gene encoding tryptophan 5-hydroxylase 1a isoform X1: MYSNRIDGPRRGRSFDSMNIAYEEKLLHNEINKSTFKKIEENTEKNTPEKGRATIIFSLKNEVGGLVKALKLFQENHVNLVHIESRKSKRRNSEIEIFVDCDSNHEQLNEIIQLLRKHVNVVDMEPPDNSYIQEEDMHNVPWFPKKISDLDKCANRVLMYGSDLDADHPGFKDNVYRKRRKYFADLARTYKHGELIPRIEFTEEEVKTWGVVYRELNKLYPSHACREYLKNLPLLSKYCECREDNIPQLEDVSRFLRERTGFTIRPVAGYLSPRDFLAGLAFRVFHCTQYVRHSSDPLYTPEPDTCHELLGHIPLLAEPSFAQFSQEIGLASLGASDDSVQKLATCYFFTVEFGLCKQEGQLRAYGAGLLSSISELKHALSGKSRIMPFDPKVTSKQECIITTFQDVYFVSDSFEEAKVKMREFAKTIKRPFTVRYNPYTQSVDVLKDTPSINSVVEELRHELDIVGDALNRLNKQLGI, encoded by the exons ATAAACAAATCAACCTTCaaaaaaattgaagaaaacACCGAGAAGAATACGCCAGAGAAAGGCAGAGCAACAATTATCTTTTCCCTCAAGAATGAAGTGGGAGGACTTGTAAAGGCACTCAAACTCTTCCAA GAAAATCATGTCAACCTTGTGCACATCGAGTCCAGGAAATCGAAAAGGCGCAACTCAGAGATTGAAATATTTGTGGACTGCGATAGCAACCACGAACAACTCAATGAAATCATCCAGCTGCTGCGGAAGCACGTGAACGTGGTGGACATGGAGCCGCCAGATAATTCCTATATACAGGAGGAAG ATATGCATAATGTACCGTGGTTCCCAAAGAAAATATCTGATTTGGACAAATGTGCTAATCGTGTCCTGATGTATGGTTCTGATTTGGATGCTGACCATCCG GGTTTCAAGGACAATGTCTACCGCAAAAGGAGAAAGTATTTTGCAGATCTCGCGAGGACCTACAAACA TGGTGAGCTGATTCCTCGTATAGAGTTTACAGAGGAGGAAGTGAAGACATGGGGTGTTGTGTACAGAGAGCTCAACAAGTTGTACCCCAGCCACGCTTGTAGGGAATACTTGAAGAACCTACCACTGCTGTCCAAATACTGTGAATGTCGAGAAGACAACATTCCCCAACTGGAAGATGTCTCTCGCTTCCTCAGAG AACGCACTGGGTTTACCATCAGGCCTGTGGCTGGTTACCTGTCCCCTCGTGACTTCCTGGCCGGTTTGGCCTTCCGTGTTTTCCACTGCACCCAGTATGTGCGGCACAGCTCTGACCCCTTATACACCCCGGAGCC AGACACGTGCCATGAGCTGCTGGGTCACATCCCCCTGCTGGCAGAGCCCAGTTTTGCACAATTTTCCCAGGAGATCGGTCTGGCTTCGCTGGGAGCCTCGGACGACTCTGTTCAGAAACTGGCCACA TGTTATTTCTTCACAGTGGAGTTTGGCCTATGCAAACAGGAAGGACAGCTGAGAGCCTATGGGGCTGGACTGCTCTCATCCATCAGTGAGCTTaag CATGCACTTTCTGGAAAATCAAGGATCATGCCATTTGACCCCAAAGTAACATCCAAACAAGAATGCATCATTACAACCTTTCAGGATGTTTACTTTGTGTCAGACAGCTTTGAGGAGGCCAAAGTCAAGATGAG GGAGTTTGCCAAGACCATCAAGCGTCCCTTCACAGTACGCTACAACCCCTACACTCAGAGTGTGGATGTGCTTAAAGACACTCCCAGCATCAACAGCGTTGTGGAGGAACTTCGACATGAGCTCGACATTGTGGGCGATGCTCTGAACCGCCTCAACAAGCAGCTCGGAATCTGA